A region of Streptomyces halobius DNA encodes the following proteins:
- a CDS encoding DUF397 domain-containing protein, whose amino-acid sequence MTTDSLPLTWFKSSYSGSGGSCIEVAANLVASRGVVPVRDSKDPEGPVLSFPSTSFSAFIADIKAGSFSR is encoded by the coding sequence GTGACGACCGACTCCCTCCCCCTCACCTGGTTCAAGTCCTCCTACAGCGGCAGCGGCGGTTCTTGCATCGAGGTCGCCGCTAACCTCGTCGCCTCGCGCGGCGTCGTGCCCGTTCGGGACAGTAAGGACCCGGAGGGGCCTGTCCTCTCCTTCCCCTCCACCTCCTTCTCCGCCTTCATTGCGGACATCAAGGCCGGCTCATTTTCCCGCTGA